A region from the Lolium perenne isolate Kyuss_39 chromosome 4, Kyuss_2.0, whole genome shotgun sequence genome encodes:
- the LOC127332104 gene encoding F-box protein At5g07610-like, producing MGESSSNKRLPLPEDASILTEDLVIEILSRLPYSSLCRFKCVSKSWLVLCSDPEIRKKSTQTLSGFFYMSISPTYTRQFTNLSGRGQPMVEPSFPILPNLPEVRFVDCSNGLLLCLDIISPSPGQNILEMEIYYIVCNPATHEWVMLPNIIERRGIYNRRLGFDPTVSPHFTVFLIVCKDYYHNDPVIGVEIYSSETGVWTYKESEWDNGTVVGNTSKSVFFDGVMHFTTSGSSLVTVDKEGKTWRKIPTPYQTLHTYIGVSQGHLYSAC from the coding sequence ATGGGGGAGAGTTCGAGCAATAAGCGGCTTCCACTGCCAGAGGACGCCAGCATCCTCACCGAGGACCTCGTCATCGAGATCCTCTCCCGGCTACCCTATAGCTCGCTCTGCCGCTTCAAGTGTGTGTCCAAATCTTGGCTAGTCCTCTGCTCCGACCCTGAAATCCGTAAGAAGTCTACCCAGACACTGTCCGGGTTCTTTTACATGAGCATATCACCCACATACACTCGCCAGTTCACTAATTTGTCTGGGAGGGGCCAGCCGATGGTTGAGCCATCTTTCCCCATCTTGCCCAACCTTCCAGAAGTCAGATTCGTGGACTGCAGCAATGGTCTCCTGTTGTGCCTCGACATCATCTCTCCTTCACCAGGTCAGAATATATTGGAGATGGAAATCTATTATATTGTGTGCAATCCCGCAACACATGAGTGGGTCATGTTGCCAAATATAATAGAAAGGCGTGGAATCTACAACAGGCGTTTGGGATTCGACCCCACCGTGTCCCCCCACTTCACCGTGTTTCTGATCGTCTGCAAAGATTATTATCATAATGATCCGGTCATAGGAGTTGAGATATACTCGTCGGAGACCGgagtgtggacctacaaggagagcGAGTGGGATAATGGCACTGTGGTGGGTAATACTTCCAAAAGTGTATTCTTCGATGGAGTTATGCACTTCACCACTTCTGGTTCATCGCTGGTCACGGTGGACAAGGAAGGGAAGACCTGGAGGAAAATCCCTACACCGTACCAAACACTCCACACTTACATCGGGGTTTCTCAGGGGCACTTGTATTCcgcgtgttag